The following proteins come from a genomic window of Achromobacter deleyi:
- a CDS encoding SDR family NAD(P)-dependent oxidoreductase: MSTDPTPGHAVVTGATGGIGQAIVQRLLDGGWRVTGLDLGPAVARHAAYRHVEVDLCDDAATRQASQALDDVTALVHAAGLLRVAPLAQSDPADGERMWKLHVDAAVRLTRDLAPSMVARGAGRVVLVGSRVAQGMPGRGQYAASKAALVALARSWGAELAGNGVTVNVVSPAATQTGMLDDPARAASPARLPPIGRLIQPAEIAALVAFLLSAEAAAITGQDIAICGGASLPR, encoded by the coding sequence ATGTCGACTGATCCCACGCCAGGCCACGCCGTGGTCACCGGCGCCACCGGCGGCATCGGCCAGGCGATCGTGCAGCGGCTGCTGGACGGCGGCTGGCGCGTGACCGGGCTGGACCTCGGGCCCGCCGTGGCCCGGCATGCCGCCTACCGGCATGTCGAGGTCGACCTGTGCGACGACGCCGCCACCCGCCAGGCCTCGCAGGCCCTGGACGATGTCACGGCCCTGGTACATGCGGCGGGGCTGTTGCGGGTAGCGCCGCTGGCGCAATCGGACCCCGCCGACGGCGAACGCATGTGGAAGCTGCATGTGGATGCCGCGGTCCGCCTGACCCGGGACCTGGCGCCGTCGATGGTGGCGCGGGGCGCCGGCCGCGTGGTGCTGGTCGGCAGCCGCGTCGCGCAGGGCATGCCGGGCCGCGGCCAATACGCCGCGTCCAAGGCCGCCTTGGTGGCGCTGGCGCGCAGCTGGGGCGCCGAACTGGCGGGCAACGGCGTGACGGTGAACGTGGTGTCCCCAGCCGCGACGCAGACGGGCATGCTGGACGACCCCGCGCGGGCCGCCAGTCCGGCCCGCCTGCCGCCCATCGGCCGGCTGATACAGCCGGCCGAGATCGCGGCCCTGGTGGCGTTCCTGCTGTCGGCCGAGGCGGCCGCCATCACCGGCCAGGACATCGCCATCTGCGGTGGAGCATCCTTGCCCCGCTGA
- a CDS encoding Bug family tripartite tricarboxylate transporter substrate binding protein translates to MRKSILLRALLALCTALGGGAAQAEAPYPARQVRFVIPFPPGGTLDMLGRDVAQKLSEQTGQSFVVENRSGGNGIIGADVVARSPADGYTLLFNASTFTTAPMTMKSVPFDVDKNFVPVAMAGKAPLSVSVKKDLPVSDLAGLLAYAKQNPGRLTFAVGSIGSAGHLATELLKRQGGLDYMVIPYRGTSPALQDLVGGRIDGFIDPVLGALSYYKGGMLKILAVTSEARLPNLPDVPTVGEVLPGYQYYSWYGLWAPAGTPAPIVEKLNAEVNKALSSGMAAKYEQLGVTITPITTAEFTRFQKDDMARSRKIIEEGHIHVD, encoded by the coding sequence ATGCGGAAATCCATTCTGTTGCGCGCCTTGCTGGCCCTGTGCACGGCGCTTGGCGGCGGCGCGGCGCAGGCCGAGGCGCCCTATCCCGCGCGCCAGGTGCGGTTCGTGATTCCCTTTCCGCCGGGCGGCACGCTGGACATGCTGGGCCGCGACGTGGCCCAGAAACTGAGCGAGCAGACCGGCCAGAGCTTCGTGGTGGAAAACCGTTCGGGCGGCAACGGCATCATCGGCGCCGACGTGGTGGCCCGGTCGCCGGCCGACGGCTACACCCTGCTCTTTAACGCCTCGACCTTCACCACGGCGCCGATGACGATGAAGTCGGTGCCCTTCGACGTCGACAAGAACTTCGTGCCCGTCGCCATGGCCGGCAAGGCGCCGCTGTCGGTCTCGGTCAAGAAGGACCTGCCGGTGTCGGACCTGGCCGGCCTGCTGGCCTACGCCAAGCAGAACCCGGGCCGGCTCACCTTCGCCGTCGGCTCGATCGGCTCGGCCGGGCATCTGGCCACCGAACTGCTCAAGCGCCAGGGCGGCCTGGACTACATGGTCATCCCCTACCGCGGCACCTCGCCCGCGCTGCAGGACCTGGTGGGCGGACGCATCGACGGATTCATCGACCCGGTGCTGGGCGCCCTGTCGTACTACAAGGGCGGCATGCTGAAGATCCTCGCCGTCACCTCGGAAGCGCGCCTGCCCAACCTGCCCGACGTGCCCACGGTGGGCGAAGTGCTGCCCGGCTACCAGTACTACAGCTGGTACGGCCTGTGGGCGCCGGCCGGCACCCCCGCGCCGATCGTCGAGAAGCTCAACGCCGAGGTCAACAAGGCCCTGTCCTCGGGCATGGCGGCCAAGTACGAACAGCTGGGCGTGACGATCACGCCGATCACCACGGCCGAGTTCACGCGTTTCCAGAAGGACGACATGGCGCGCTCGCGCAAGATCATCGAAGAGGGCCACATCCATGTCGACTGA
- a CDS encoding dihydrodipicolinate synthase family protein: MPSIPNYRGIIPAIACPFTADRRIDEPALRRLASWLAGHDGVVAVMTNGHTGEVFSLTPAERAQVTRIVADELRGRLPVISSIVCEGIAEAAEHARAARAAGAAALDVMPPHHWLRFGFTPGHALEYFQAIHEAAPDLDLVCHVYPAWTRASYSSSLLADLARLPYVQAFKVGQRDMNKYARDIQALRDADASKAILTCHDEYLLASMVQDVDGALVGFATFIPQLIIDLWEAVKGGDLKRAQAVQALITPLKDAVYGAGEPTGEAHARMKAGMYLAGVLENATVRPPTEAPGAADMDALRKALAKAELLAR, from the coding sequence ATGCCTTCCATCCCGAACTACCGTGGCATCATCCCCGCGATCGCCTGCCCGTTCACCGCCGACCGCCGCATCGACGAGCCCGCGCTGCGCCGCCTGGCCAGCTGGCTGGCGGGCCACGATGGCGTGGTCGCCGTCATGACCAACGGCCACACCGGCGAGGTGTTTTCGCTGACGCCCGCCGAACGCGCGCAGGTCACCCGCATCGTGGCCGACGAGCTGCGCGGCAGGCTGCCCGTGATTTCCTCGATCGTGTGCGAAGGCATCGCCGAGGCCGCCGAACACGCCCGCGCCGCGCGCGCCGCCGGCGCCGCCGCGCTGGATGTGATGCCGCCCCACCACTGGTTGCGTTTCGGCTTCACGCCCGGCCACGCGCTGGAATACTTCCAGGCCATACACGAGGCCGCGCCCGATCTCGACCTGGTCTGCCACGTCTATCCGGCGTGGACGCGCGCGTCCTATTCGTCGAGCCTGCTGGCCGACCTGGCGCGGCTGCCCTACGTGCAGGCCTTCAAGGTCGGCCAGCGCGACATGAACAAGTATGCCCGCGACATCCAGGCGCTGCGCGACGCCGATGCCTCCAAGGCCATTCTCACCTGCCACGACGAATACCTGCTGGCCTCGATGGTGCAGGACGTGGACGGCGCGCTGGTCGGCTTCGCCACCTTCATCCCGCAGCTCATCATCGACCTGTGGGAGGCGGTGAAGGGCGGCGATCTGAAGCGCGCGCAGGCGGTGCAGGCGCTGATCACCCCGCTCAAGGACGCGGTGTATGGCGCCGGCGAGCCCACTGGCGAAGCGCATGCCCGCATGAAGGCCGGCATGTACCTGGCCGGCGTATTGGAAAACGCCACGGTGCGTCCGCCCACCGAAGCCCCCGGCGCGGCCGACATGGACGCCCTGCGCAAGGCCCTGGCCAAGGCGGAACTGCTGGCGCGCTGA
- a CDS encoding LysR family transcriptional regulator encodes MNWLEDFLALADTGSFSRAAEARAIAQPAFSRHIRALEEWVGADLCDRSSHPTELTAAGRRFLPLLKQVLADLEAARIKAVAAHAQDAASLRFAATHLLSLTFFPKWLAGLEADMEVGAIQMMSDSFQACEDLMAQRRVQFLLCHRHPRVASRLDETAYPMVRLGADTLVPVSAPDGSGEPMHRLAGEGAVDFLAYGPASGLGRIVASQLRKKEIGEERIRATFVGPHATLLRTMAVQGRGVAWLPDMLVHDDLAQGRLVRAGGQEWDIPLEICLFRQPTDMAAVAEQLWRLAEARAAGSGADPGYP; translated from the coding sequence ATGAATTGGCTGGAGGATTTCCTCGCGCTGGCCGACACCGGAAGTTTCTCGCGCGCGGCGGAAGCGCGCGCCATCGCGCAGCCCGCGTTCAGCCGCCACATCCGCGCGCTGGAGGAATGGGTGGGCGCCGATCTGTGCGATCGCAGCTCGCACCCCACCGAGCTGACCGCCGCCGGCCGCCGCTTCCTGCCGCTGCTCAAGCAGGTGCTGGCCGACCTGGAGGCCGCGCGCATCAAGGCGGTCGCGGCCCACGCGCAGGATGCCGCCAGCCTGCGCTTCGCGGCGACCCATCTGCTGTCGCTGACCTTCTTTCCGAAATGGCTGGCCGGCCTGGAAGCGGACATGGAAGTCGGCGCGATCCAGATGATGTCCGACAGCTTCCAGGCCTGCGAAGACCTGATGGCGCAGCGCCGCGTGCAGTTCCTGCTGTGTCACCGGCATCCGCGCGTGGCCAGCCGCCTGGATGAAACCGCCTATCCGATGGTGCGGCTGGGCGCGGACACGCTGGTGCCGGTCAGCGCGCCGGACGGATCGGGCGAACCGATGCACCGCCTGGCGGGCGAGGGCGCCGTGGATTTCCTGGCCTACGGGCCGGCCTCGGGCCTGGGGCGCATCGTGGCCAGCCAACTGCGCAAGAAGGAGATTGGCGAGGAACGCATACGCGCCACTTTCGTCGGCCCGCACGCCACCTTGCTGCGGACCATGGCGGTGCAGGGCCGCGGCGTCGCCTGGCTGCCCGACATGCTGGTGCACGACGACCTGGCGCAGGGCAGGCTGGTGCGGGCGGGCGGCCAGGAATGGGACATCCCGCTGGAGATCTGCCTGTTCCGCCAGCCGACCGACATGGCCGCCGTGGCCGAGCAGCTGTGGCGGCTGGCCGAGGCGCGCGCGGCGGGGTCGGGCGCCGACCCGGGATATCCCTAG
- a CDS encoding Bug family tripartite tricarboxylate transporter substrate binding protein, with protein sequence MPFTRRHALGALAALPLLPRLALAQAQANFPTRPVRLLVGFAPGGLTDIAARALAERMGKILKGNVVVENRPGGQAIIATVAVARAEPDGYTLGFAGTNGMILNPLLYNNLPYQASDFKQLGSMGKSPMLLIVHPALGVKNVQEFIALAKKKPGDITCAHAGRGVINHLALLHFQSRTGTQFQDVPYKGSGPALLDLMAGTVQSTFDFPTSALANIQSGKLQVLAVTADQRLSSLPDVPTMKEAGVDGFELYTRMMISGPAAMPAAVAATLENAVREGTRDPSLVKQFAEQGVTVEFTSSADLDRVIAEESAMWAGVIRANNVPKTDLKG encoded by the coding sequence ATGCCGTTCACCCGTCGCCACGCCCTGGGCGCGCTTGCCGCGCTGCCGTTGCTGCCTCGCCTGGCGCTTGCCCAGGCCCAGGCCAATTTCCCCACCCGCCCCGTGCGCCTGCTGGTCGGCTTCGCGCCCGGCGGTCTGACCGACATCGCCGCCCGCGCGCTGGCCGAGCGCATGGGCAAGATCCTCAAGGGCAACGTGGTGGTCGAGAACCGGCCGGGCGGCCAGGCCATCATCGCCACCGTGGCGGTGGCGCGGGCCGAGCCCGACGGCTATACGCTGGGCTTTGCCGGCACCAACGGCATGATCCTCAACCCCTTGCTCTACAACAACCTGCCGTACCAGGCCTCGGACTTCAAGCAGCTCGGCTCGATGGGCAAGTCGCCGATGCTGCTGATCGTGCATCCGGCGCTGGGCGTCAAGAACGTGCAGGAGTTCATCGCGCTGGCGAAAAAGAAGCCCGGCGACATCACCTGCGCCCATGCCGGGCGCGGCGTCATCAACCACCTGGCGCTGCTGCACTTCCAGTCCAGGACCGGCACCCAGTTCCAGGACGTGCCGTACAAGGGTAGCGGCCCGGCGCTGCTGGACCTGATGGCCGGCACGGTGCAGAGCACCTTCGATTTCCCGACGTCGGCGCTGGCCAACATCCAGTCCGGCAAGCTGCAGGTGCTGGCGGTGACGGCCGACCAGCGCCTGTCGAGCCTGCCCGACGTGCCGACCATGAAAGAGGCCGGCGTCGATGGCTTCGAGCTGTACACCCGCATGATGATCTCGGGCCCGGCGGCGATGCCGGCGGCGGTCGCCGCGACGCTGGAGAACGCGGTGCGCGAAGGCACGCGCGATCCCAGCCTGGTCAAGCAGTTCGCCGAGCAGGGCGTGACCGTGGAGTTCACCTCGTCGGCCGACCTGGACCGCGTCATCGCCGAAGAGTCCGCCATGTGGGCCGGCGTGATCCGCGCCAACAACGTGCCCAAGACCGACCTGAAAGGCTGA
- a CDS encoding alpha/beta fold hydrolase encodes MTEQARITVSPESALIDVPREIRIDGFPAYAFVTVTARMSMSGVPWRSQAVFMAGHDGSLDLARDCPVSGSYAEPSAMGLVWSMTCEEMDRVVFPPDRTEPLGTDLHATDGRHEATARLVQTFVAEGVTHRAVREQVGGMTLSGELYTPAGPGPHPLVIYMNGSSGGVNAPRAALFAARGYQCLALAIFNYDGRPKYLNDMPLEYFEHALRWARAELKPRDGFVALSGISRGGETSLLVAAHYPDLVSAVVAYVPSPVTHGVVSAGEPGTGRNAQVWRKAGEPLPHLWQDNASADWEAAYASDPPYRQTHAFLSASRDAAAFERARIPVERYPGPVMLVSASDDGFWPSTAYSEIVVRQRQAHGLPTLHHVCQGAGHHVHYPCLPATLISKPHAMSGLLLDAGGTPPANAAGNEASYRAVLAFLARAAGQAS; translated from the coding sequence ATGACCGAACAAGCCCGCATCACCGTCAGCCCCGAATCCGCGCTGATCGACGTGCCGCGCGAGATCCGCATCGACGGCTTTCCTGCCTACGCCTTCGTCACCGTCACGGCCCGCATGTCGATGAGCGGCGTGCCGTGGCGTTCGCAGGCGGTGTTCATGGCTGGCCACGACGGCAGCCTGGACCTGGCGCGCGATTGCCCGGTGTCCGGCAGCTATGCCGAGCCGTCCGCCATGGGACTGGTGTGGTCGATGACCTGCGAGGAGATGGACCGGGTGGTGTTCCCGCCCGATCGCACCGAGCCGCTGGGGACCGACCTGCACGCCACCGACGGCCGGCACGAGGCCACGGCGCGGCTGGTGCAGACCTTCGTGGCCGAGGGCGTCACGCACCGCGCCGTGCGCGAGCAGGTCGGCGGCATGACGCTGTCGGGCGAGCTCTACACGCCCGCCGGCCCCGGCCCGCATCCGCTGGTGATCTACATGAACGGCTCGTCCGGCGGCGTCAACGCGCCGCGGGCCGCGCTGTTCGCCGCCCGCGGCTACCAGTGCCTGGCGCTGGCCATCTTCAACTACGACGGCCGGCCCAAGTACCTGAACGACATGCCGCTGGAGTATTTCGAGCATGCGCTGCGCTGGGCCCGCGCCGAACTCAAGCCGCGCGACGGCTTCGTGGCGCTGTCCGGCATCAGCCGCGGCGGCGAGACCTCATTGCTGGTGGCGGCGCACTATCCCGACCTGGTGAGCGCGGTGGTGGCCTACGTGCCGTCGCCCGTCACGCATGGCGTGGTCAGCGCCGGCGAGCCGGGCACCGGACGCAACGCGCAGGTCTGGCGCAAGGCCGGCGAGCCCTTGCCGCACCTGTGGCAGGACAACGCCAGCGCCGATTGGGAGGCGGCCTACGCCTCGGATCCGCCGTACCGGCAGACCCACGCGTTTCTCAGCGCCAGCCGCGATGCCGCCGCGTTCGAGCGCGCCCGCATTCCGGTGGAACGCTATCCCGGCCCGGTCATGCTGGTCAGCGCGTCGGACGACGGTTTCTGGCCCAGCACCGCGTACTCCGAGATCGTCGTGCGCCAGCGCCAGGCGCATGGGCTGCCGACCTTGCACCATGTCTGCCAGGGTGCGGGGCATCACGTGCACTATCCGTGCCTGCCGGCCACGCTGATCAGCAAGCCGCACGCCATGTCGGGCCTGTTGCTGGACGCGGGCGGCACGCCGCCGGCCAACGCGGCCGGCAACGAGGCGTCCTATCGCGCGGTGCTGGCCTTCCTGGCGCGCGCGGCCGGCCAAGCGTCATAA
- a CDS encoding SapC family protein, translated as MTTQTSLPLFYEQPRPLAAGVHDNLSLAGNTGFAYAAKTNAVPLVATELPTACRHFPIVFTDGEQPTPVAVLGVRGQENLFVDAQGQWRPGTYIPAYVRRYPFIFMENEDRSQYTLCVDEKAAAVVEGRDNPFFDEAGEPTALARSALEFCRDYQNQHAYTLEFARALADADLLIENRADITLADGQRLAMSGFKVIDEAKFNKLPEAEFLRWRANGWLPLVYCHLLSINTWPSLIDQVQPVAATEEAAAEA; from the coding sequence ATGACTACGCAGACTTCGCTTCCCCTGTTCTACGAACAACCCCGCCCGCTCGCCGCCGGCGTGCATGACAACCTGTCGCTGGCCGGCAATACCGGCTTCGCCTACGCCGCCAAGACCAACGCCGTGCCGCTGGTGGCCACCGAGCTGCCGACCGCGTGCCGCCACTTCCCCATCGTCTTCACCGATGGCGAGCAGCCCACGCCGGTCGCGGTGCTGGGCGTGCGCGGCCAGGAAAACCTGTTCGTCGACGCGCAGGGCCAATGGCGCCCCGGCACCTACATCCCGGCCTACGTGCGCCGCTATCCCTTCATCTTCATGGAGAACGAAGACCGCAGCCAGTACACGCTGTGCGTCGACGAGAAGGCCGCCGCGGTGGTCGAGGGCCGTGACAACCCGTTCTTCGACGAGGCCGGCGAGCCGACCGCGCTGGCGCGCAGCGCGCTGGAGTTCTGCCGCGATTACCAGAACCAGCACGCCTACACGCTGGAGTTCGCGCGCGCGCTGGCCGACGCCGACCTGCTGATCGAGAACCGCGCCGACATCACCCTGGCCGACGGCCAGCGCCTGGCCATGTCCGGTTTCAAGGTGATCGACGAAGCCAAGTTCAACAAGCTGCCGGAAGCGGAATTCCTGCGCTGGCGCGCCAATGGCTGGCTGCCGCTGGTCTATTGCCACCTGCTGTCGATCAACACCTGGCCCAGCCTGATCGATCAGGTGCAGCCGGTCGCCGCGACCGAGGAAGCCGCCGCCGAGGCGTGA